The following proteins come from a genomic window of Emys orbicularis isolate rEmyOrb1 chromosome 9, rEmyOrb1.hap1, whole genome shotgun sequence:
- the LRRC15 gene encoding leucine-rich repeat-containing protein 15, translating to MALTGWVPLLVGFQVLRLALGQCPEECQCSKSAQVVCSGAEITQLPSPIPANAMSLQIINTRIAELGDTPFGNVSMLIALRIEKNDLSRISPRAFQGLAALRYLSLSSNKLQELPVELFQTLGKLESLLLSGNQILHIQPSHFAQLSNLKELQLHGNNLHSLPEGVFDRLPSLTKLNLAKNSIAALPAKALRRLPRLQVLRLYENQLREIPAGAFDRLRELQELGLHQNQIRRLSAGLFAHNGQLQKLFLSNNVIAALPPGVFLHLPELSKLTLHGNAVRNIAPGAFGPMPKLSELWLYDNQLTTLPDFVFSNLTQLQLLVLSRNQIHTISTFAFQGLSELLELSLHTNALRTLDGALLQGLPKLQNISLQNNRLRALPGDLFQNATGLLSLQLQNNSLENLPAGLLDPLAQLRHVKLHDNPWRCDASILALKNWLRVNQLKVGDSRPVCALPLLVRGAPVVSFDEGHFSPETPSGAPTYGPNPTSFGHPETSPYAHPSDQAQEKVPPTPFSPSLANQPSAGTESGSLTRPPAVPGVTQRGLWGLTRTQSGVVVAVITLGCLAVLCTLVGLVAYSCRKRSQVVLMQRKGQNKA from the coding sequence ATGGCGCTGACAGGCTGGGTCCCGCTGCTCGTGGGGTTTCAAGTCCTTCGCTTGGCGCTTGGACAGTGTCCTGAGGAATGTCAGTGCTCCAAATCAGCCCAAGTGGTGTGCTCAGGAGCAGAGATCACGCAacttcccagccccatccccgcCAACGCCATGAGCCTGCAGATAATCAACACCCGCATCGCTGAGCTGGGGGACACTCCCTTCGGCAACGTCTCCATGCTGATTGCGCTGAGAATTGAGAAGAACGACCTGTCTCGGATCAGCCCCAGAGCCTTCCAGGGCCTGGCTGCCCTGCGCTACCTCAGCCTGTCCAGCAATAAGCTGCAAGAACTGCCCGTGGAGCTCTTCCAAACCTTGGGGAAACTCGAATCGCTGCTGCTGTCGGGCAACCAGATCCTGCACATTCAGCCCTCCCACTTTGCCCAGCTCAGCAACCTCAAAGAGCTGCAGCTGCACGGGAACAACCTGCATTCCCTCCCGGAGGGGGTGTTCGACCGGCTGCCCAGCCTCACCAAGCTCAACCTGGCCAAGAACAGCATCGCCGCCCTCCCGGCCAAGGCCTTGCGGAGGCTGCCGAGGCTGCAGGTGCTCCGGCTGTACGAGAACCAGCTCCGTGAGATCCCTGCGGGCGCCTTCGACAGGCtccgggagctgcaggagctggggctgcaccAGAACCAGATCAGGCGCCTGTCGGCCGGGCTCTTCGCGCACAATGGCCAATTGCAGAAGCTCTTCCTGTCCAACAACGTGATAGCAGCTCTGCCCCCGGGGGTCTTCCTGCACCTGCCCGAGCTCTCCAAGCTGACGCTCCATGGGAACGCGGTGCGAAACATCGCCCCTGGGGCCTTTGGGCCCATGCCCAAGCTGAGCGAGCTGTGGCTCTATGATAACCAGCTCACCACCCTGCCAGACTTCGTCTTCAGCAACctcacccagctgcagctgctggttCTGAGCAGGAACCAGATCCACACCATCTCCACCTTTGCCTTCCAGGGCCTGAGCGAGCTCCTGGAGCTGTCTCTGCACACCAACGCTCTGCGCACCTTGGACGGAGCGCTCTTGCAGGGCCTGCCCAAGCTGCAGAACATCTCCCTGCAGAACAACCGGCTGCGGGCCCTGCCGGGGGACCTGTTCCAGAACGCCACTGGGCTGCTGAGCCTCCAGCTGCAGAACAACTCCCTGGAGAACCTCCCCGCAGGCCTCCTCGATCCTCTGGCCCAGCTGCGCCACGTGAAGCTGCACGACAACCCCTGGCGTTGTGACGCCAGCATCCTGGCGCTGAAGAACTGGCTCCGAGTCAATCAGCTGAAGGTGGGGGACAGCCGGCCCGTGTGCGCCCTGCCGCTCCTCGTGAGGGGTGCCCCAGTTGTATCATTTGATGAGGGGCACTTCTCCCCGGAGACCCCTTCTGGGGCCCCGACATACGGGCCAAACCCCACCTCCTTTGGTCACCCAGAAACGTCACCCTACGCCCATCCATCCGACCAGGCTCAGGAGAAAGTTCCACCAACACCCTTCAGCCCCTCGCTGGCCAACCAGCCAAGCGCAGGGACGGAAAGTGGGTCCCTGACCAGGCCACCGGCCGTCCCTGGCGTCACccagagggggctgtggggcctgACTCGCACTCAGAGCGGGGTGGTGGTCGCTGTCATCACGCTGGgctgcctggctgtgctctgCACGCTGGTGGGGCTGGTAGCCTACAGCTGCAGGAAGAGGAGCCAGGTGGTCCTGATGCAAAGGAAGGGGCAGAACAAAGCATAG